The stretch of DNA TGGCGCGCCAGCGCAAGGACATGAAACAGATCGTGATGATCACGGACGGGAAACCGTCGGCGCTGACGCTGGAAGACGGGCGGATTTACAAGAACGCATTCGGGCTGGACCCGCTGGTGGTGAGCCAGACACTGGAAGAGGTGTCGAAGTGCAAGCGTGCCGGGGTGATGATCAACACGTTCATGCTGGCCAGCGAATACGGCCTGGTGCAATTCGTGCAGAAGGTGACGGAGATGTGCCGCGGGAAGGCGTACTTCACAACGCCCTACACGCTCGGCCAGTACCTGCTGATGGATTACATGAGTCGCAAGACCAAGACGATTCATTAAACGCAGCTGTTAGCTCCCAGCCAGTTTGGGTTTAAACCTACTTTGAAACTCTTCACCATCTGAGACGAATCACGATTCCACCCGCCGATGAGCGGGTCTTGTAACATAACCTGCGCAATTCGTTCCTGGAGAGGGCAATCATGGCAGAGCCGACGTATGAAGAACTGAAGGCGAAGGTCGAGAAGCTGGAAAAGCAACAAGGCGCGAAGCGGAGCGGCGCACTGGAATTCCGAGTCAGCGAGAAGGGCGCGGTAAGCGTGTACGGGATGGGGCGGTTTCCGGTGACGTTGTATTACGAGCAGTGGGTCCGGCTGCTGGAAGTGGCGGACCGGCTGAAGGAATTTCTGGAAGAGAACAAGAGCAGGTTGAAGTTGAAGAGCGCGGAGTAGTTTCGTCTCGTCGCCAAAGGACTCGAAAGACTTTTGGCTCGGCGCCTCGCTCAGGATGACAAAAGTTTAGTTCTTGTTCATGCGTAGGCGGATTCGGCGCGGCGGAATTGGTGGAGCGCGAGGCCGATGTGCTGCAGGTGGTGGACCATGTGGTCCACGTAGTCTTCAATTACAAATCCCAGTGTCATTGACGTGCCGCCGCCAATGGTGCAAGTGCGGGCCAGGGCGGACGAGGGCACGCGGCGGACAGCGGCGAGCATGTGCTGGTTCAGAGCGGACCAGAGCGAGATTAATTCCTTCCAATCGCGATCCTGGTATCCCTGGCGTTCGACCCAGGCATTTTGCTCGTAGCCGGGAAGAGCCGGGGCGTCTTCTCGCTGCACGCGAATGACCCGGGCGTAGTTGTTGATGGCGGAATCGATCAAGTGTCCGAGTTCCTCTTTTTTCGACCATGCGCCGGGCTTGGGATGCGAAGCCGCATCCTGCGCCGCAATGGCGCCGAGTTGAGCAGGAGCAGAGGCGAGGACGGCGGAGAAGCGATCGAGATTTGCCATGAGACGATTCCCCCCAGAGGCGAAAGCAGAATTGTCTGTACTTCTAGACGGCACGGCTAAAGCGGCGCCCCTTCAAAAAACCGTCGGGCGGAACAAATTCTGCCGCTACTGGCGCTATCCCTTGGCGGGGCTGCTGGCCGTGGGATCGGTCACCACGGGCTGGGACTTCTGGTGCTCTTCTGCCCGGACCACAGCTTCAGCAGCCTGGAACCCGATCTTGGAATGAGTGCCGTCGCAGAACGGCTTTTGCACGCTGGCACCACAGCGACAGAGGGAGAAAGCCAGCTTGCCTTCCTTCATCCTGGCGGTGAGGTCATAAGGGTTGCCGTCGGCATCGACCAAATCGACAGAACCTGGCGAAGCTTCCACCCGGTAAGGGCCGTTCCTGCGGATCGTAATCTTCACCTCAGCCATTCAGAATCCCTCCTGACTCAATAGATGTAACACAGGGGCGCGAGGGTGCGTGGGGGCATAGCTGAGCCAGCAGCGAAAAAGCTATTTTTTGAAGGCGACATTGACCAGGAGCTTTTCGCCTTCCACGTCCACGACATTGCAGAAGGTGCGGGCGCCGCGGCGGGAGAAGTCGAGTCCGACCCGGCTCTGACCGATGCGGAGGTTGCGAACCTGGAGGTACTCAAGCCAGTCGGGGAGTTCCGGGTTGACGATGTTGAGTTCCTTTCTGTGCGCGCTGGGGCGGATGCCGAGGACGGAGTTCAGCATCAGGAACATGGCGCCGGAGGCCCATGCCTGCGGCGAGCAGGAAACCGGGTAGTGGACAGGATCGTCGTGTTCGCGACGTTGCACGCCACAGAAAAGCTCGGGAAGGCGGTAGTCGCGGAAGCGAAGGGCCGCCTGGAAAAGGGTGGTGAAGACACGGAGAGCGGGCTCGCGGAATTCGTTGAGCGCCATGCCGTGAACGATGAGCGAGTTATCGTGCGGCCAAACGGAGCCGCGATGATAGCTGAGCGGATTGAAGATTCGCTCCTCGGCGGACATGGTGCGGAGTCCCCAACCGGAGAAAAGGTCATCGCGCATAAAGCGGTTGACGACAGCGCGGGCGCGTTCCTTGCCGATGATGCGGTTCCAAAGCAGGTGGCCGGGATTGGATGCGATGACCTGGAGCGGCTTTTTTTCGCCGTCGAGCGCCATGGCATAAAAGCCGCGAGAGGGCATCCAGAAAGCCTTCTCCACGCGCTTGGCGAGTTCGGAGGCTTCGCGCCGGAGGCGTTCGGCATTGACGGTGTCGCCGAAGGCGCGCAACAGCGACGCCATGCGGTACTTGGCGTCATAGACGTAGCCCTGCACTTCCACGAGCGCGATCGGCGGGCGCGCCACCGTGCCATCGCGATGCATGTTGGCGTCCCAGGAATCTTTCCAGCCCTGGTTGGCGAGGCCGCGGGAGGAGTGGCGGATGTACTCGACGAAGCCGTCGCCGTCGAAATCGCCGTAGTTGGCAATCCATTCCAGGGCGCGATAGGCGGCGGGAAGCAGGTCGCGAACCAGCTTCTCGTCGGCTGTCCAGTTGAAAGTCTCGCTGAGCAGGATGAGGAACAGGGGGGTGGCGTCAATGGAACCGTAGTAGGGCCCGAAAGGCATTTCGCCGTTGCGGGTCATCTCGCCGGTGCGGTACTCGTGGAGGATCTTGCCGGGCTGCTCGTCGCGCCAGTCATTCACTTCGCGGCCCTGGTAATGCGCGAGGGTGCGCAGGGTTTCGACGGCAAGCTGCGGGTTGAGCGAGAGCGACTGGTAGGCGGCGATGATGGAATCGCGCCCGAACATGGTGGCGAACCAGGGAATGCCGGCGGCGACGACGTGCTGGTCACCGTCAGGAATCTGGAGGGCATGGAAGTCGCCGATGGCGGTGCGCAGGGCGGAGTCGAAGACGTCGTTGCTGCTGTGGAAATTGGTGGACCGGCTTTCCCAGGCGGCGAAGGCGTCGCGGCGGGCGCGCAGGCTGGCGGCCTGGTCGGAATTGCCGGCGCGGCTCTTCGCACCCTGCACGAAGGGCGTAACGCTGGCGGTAACCTGGATCTGGCGCAGCGGCGGCAGGTTAATCTCCCAGCGCGCCACCTCATCCTCGATCTGCGCCGGCTGCGGGGCAAAATCAATCTGGGTCTGGCGCATCACGCCATCGAGACCGCGATAGAAGAATGCCAGCGTGCGGTCGCGGACCACCGGCTTGTAGTACTGGCCGTGCACGGAGCGGGCGGAGCCGCGCACCTGGAAGACATCCACGAAGTCAGCATCGTAATGGATCTCGAGCACGAAGCTGACGGGCACGAGATTGAAGTTCTCGAAGGTCAAGCGGTCGAAAAAGGTGTCAGAGGCGAGGAGTTGTTCGCGACGGATATGAATGGTGTTTTCGGGAAGATCAAAGGACTCGCGCAAGGCAATGTTGCCGGTCGTGAGCTCAACCTGGTTGGCAAACGTCTTCTCGGTGTTGGAAGAGAGCACGACAGCGCGATTGCCCATGACCCGCAGTTCCATGTTGCTGAGGAAGCGGGTGTCGTCATGGAAAAAACCGACATCGGGCGCGCCCGCGGGCGAAATATCGCCGGCAACGGTTGTAGAGAGGAAAGTCTTGCCGTCAATCAAGGTCAGGTTGTTGACCTTGCGCGGTTCCAGCGCCTGGAACGCAATGCGCGGTTCGACGTGAGGTGAAGAAATCTCCACCAGCACGTCGTCAGGAATGGAGAGGCGCGTACTCATGCAATAGCGCGTTGAGGAATTTTTTTCTCCAGGGCTACGGGAACGCCGGCCAGGGCCCGCTCATAGACGTCGGCGTACTGCTGAACCATGCGCTCGATGGAAAACTCCCGCTCAGCATAAGCCCGGACCTGCACCGCATCAAAATCGGGGGCGCGGCGAGCGTATTTCGCCATTTCTTCGACATTGCGACCAACGAAACCGGAGATCTCATGCTTCACGATCTCGGGCACCGAACCCCCGGGCATGGCGATCACTGGGGTGCCGCAAGCCATGGCCTCGATCATGACAAGGCCGAAGGGCTCGTCCCATTGAATGGGAAAGAGCATGGCCGTGGCATTGCCGAGAAGCTCGTTCTTAGCTTCCAGGTCAGCCTCTCCGATGTACTGGATGAAGTCGCCGTCGAGGTGGGGCTTCACCTCGGCATCGAAATACGATTGATTTATGGGCTGGATCTCGCCGGCAATCTTGAGCGGAATCCCGGCCCGCTTTGCGATTTGGATGGCGAGGTGAGTGCCTTTGACGGGGGCAATGCGTCCGATGAAGGCAAGGTAAGGCTGCTTTTCGGTCACGAGCCGATATTTCGAGAAGTCCAGGCCGTGGTGAATCGTGCTGATGCGCGGCATAGTCTCGCGGAAGCGCTGAAAGTCGCTGATGGTGACATAGGTGACATCAGGATAGTAGCCGTAAAAGTTGCTGAGCGCAGGTTCCTGGGGATGATGGATGGTATAGACGAACGGAGTGGAAACAAAACGCGAATAAACCAGGCCGGGAGCGTTATTGAGATGGAGCAGGTCGCAGTTGGCATGGGCGTCCGCAATCGCCCACGCACTGTGATTGAAGTCCTTCAGACTGCCGTGGACCTCTCCCTGGATTGGCCACTCGGAGGTGGGATACAGCGACTTGAGCGCAACGGGGACAGTGGATTCGCCATTGGCGTAGACAACGACATCGTGCCCAAGCTGCTTGAGTCCGACGGCGAGATGGGCAATGAAAAGTTCCGTACCGCCGTAAACGGTAGGCGGAACGGAGATAAACGGTGGTGCAACGAGAGCAATACGCATGGGTCCTCGGAACGCGAGATAGCGTGGAACTGTCGAGCGCGCGCTCAACACTTCCACAGCGTGTTTTTAAAACGAGCCAGCGACCAGCAAGTCAGGTAGGGCTTTCCTATTTAGAGATGCGCGGGCGAGGAGAAACGTTGGCGCGGTCCGGCGCTTAGACGGCATTGGCCGGAAAATCGATGAGGAAATCTTCGGCGGCGGATTTCGCTGTGGATTCCAGGGCATTTTCAAATTCGATGGCGCGGCGATGATTGGTGTGGTCAGCAAGAACCCGCTCCTGGGCGGAACTTCCGATGGAGCGGAGTTCCTGCTCGCTGAGGTCGGTGAGATAGCGCGCAACATCCTCGGCGCAGGTGGGAAGAAGAATTTCCTGCTGGGGACGGAAAAAGGTGTCGAGACCGGGCCAATTGTCGGAAGCGATGGCGGCGCCGCTGGCGGCCGCTTCAAACAGACGCACCGACGGCGAGTAGCCGGCGCGGACCATGTCACGACGGGTAACGTTCAAGGTCAAGCGGGAGGAGGAATAGAAACGGCTGTGCCAGCGCGGGTTTAGATGCATGATGCGGCGGACATTGTCAGGCCAGCGGATGATTTTGGGATATTGCGGGCCGGCCAGGATGAAACTGCGATCCGGGAGCAGGCGCGCGGGAGAGCAGAAGAACTCCTCGATCTTCGGCTGGCGATCGGGAGCGTAGGTGCCCATGTAACTGAGGTCGCAAGCGAAACGCTTGTTCACCGAAAACCGGCGGTAATGCAGGGGGTCAAACGAACAGTAGAGTGGAACCGCGAGACGGGCGCCGAAACGATTCTCAATTTCCTTCAAGATGGGTCCGCCGGTGAAGCTGAAATAGACGTCGAAGCCGGGGATCTGATCTTTGAGCAGGTAGTCGGCGCGGCCGTGCTCGCGCAATTGCGCAACGGTAATTGGGGTATCGATGTCGTAGAAGGCCTTGTGCGGCGCGGGCGAGTCGAGAACCTCGTCAATGGCGGCAATGCCGTCAGGAAAATAGGAGCCTACGATGGCGGCGTCGCAATCGCGGAGTTCGGCGCGGGCGAAGGGGAGTACGTCGTTCCAGCGGTCAAAGATGCGGACCTGACAGAAATCGGGCTCGGGCAGATCGCGGTTGTTGGCGTACCACTCGGTATCGTGCTCGAAGAAGACAATGCGGTGACCGCGAGCGTGCAGGGCTTTGCACAGCGCGCGGAAGGTGGTCGC from Terriglobales bacterium encodes:
- a CDS encoding glycosyltransferase family 4 protein; amino-acid sequence: MRIALVAPPFISVPPTVYGGTELFIAHLAVGLKQLGHDVVVYANGESTVPVALKSLYPTSEWPIQGEVHGSLKDFNHSAWAIADAHANCDLLHLNNAPGLVYSRFVSTPFVYTIHHPQEPALSNFYGYYPDVTYVTISDFQRFRETMPRISTIHHGLDFSKYRLVTEKQPYLAFIGRIAPVKGTHLAIQIAKRAGIPLKIAGEIQPINQSYFDAEVKPHLDGDFIQYIGEADLEAKNELLGNATAMLFPIQWDEPFGLVMIEAMACGTPVIAMPGGSVPEIVKHEISGFVGRNVEEMAKYARRAPDFDAVQVRAYAEREFSIERMVQQYADVYERALAGVPVALEKKIPQRAIA
- a CDS encoding glycosyltransferase; translation: MKIVIFGLSITSSWGNGHATTFRALCKALHARGHRIVFFEHDTEWYANNRDLPEPDFCQVRIFDRWNDVLPFARAELRDCDAAIVGSYFPDGIAAIDEVLDSPAPHKAFYDIDTPITVAQLREHGRADYLLKDQIPGFDVYFSFTGGPILKEIENRFGARLAVPLYCSFDPLHYRRFSVNKRFACDLSYMGTYAPDRQPKIEEFFCSPARLLPDRSFILAGPQYPKIIRWPDNVRRIMHLNPRWHSRFYSSSRLTLNVTRRDMVRAGYSPSVRLFEAAASGAAIASDNWPGLDTFFRPQQEILLPTCAEDVARYLTDLSEQELRSIGSSAQERVLADHTNHRRAIEFENALESTAKSAAEDFLIDFPANAV
- a CDS encoding CDGSH iron-sulfur domain-containing protein; protein product: MAEVKITIRRNGPYRVEASPGSVDLVDADGNPYDLTARMKEGKLAFSLCRCGASVQKPFCDGTHSKIGFQAAEAVVRAEEHQKSQPVVTDPTASSPAKG
- a CDS encoding amylo-alpha-1,6-glucosidase; this translates as MSTRLSIPDDVLVEISSPHVEPRIAFQALEPRKVNNLTLIDGKTFLSTTVAGDISPAGAPDVGFFHDDTRFLSNMELRVMGNRAVVLSSNTEKTFANQVELTTGNIALRESFDLPENTIHIRREQLLASDTFFDRLTFENFNLVPVSFVLEIHYDADFVDVFQVRGSARSVHGQYYKPVVRDRTLAFFYRGLDGVMRQTQIDFAPQPAQIEDEVARWEINLPPLRQIQVTASVTPFVQGAKSRAGNSDQAASLRARRDAFAAWESRSTNFHSSNDVFDSALRTAIGDFHALQIPDGDQHVVAAGIPWFATMFGRDSIIAAYQSLSLNPQLAVETLRTLAHYQGREVNDWRDEQPGKILHEYRTGEMTRNGEMPFGPYYGSIDATPLFLILLSETFNWTADEKLVRDLLPAAYRALEWIANYGDFDGDGFVEYIRHSSRGLANQGWKDSWDANMHRDGTVARPPIALVEVQGYVYDAKYRMASLLRAFGDTVNAERLRREASELAKRVEKAFWMPSRGFYAMALDGEKKPLQVIASNPGHLLWNRIIGKERARAVVNRFMRDDLFSGWGLRTMSAEERIFNPLSYHRGSVWPHDNSLIVHGMALNEFREPALRVFTTLFQAALRFRDYRLPELFCGVQRREHDDPVHYPVSCSPQAWASGAMFLMLNSVLGIRPSAHRKELNIVNPELPDWLEYLQVRNLRIGQSRVGLDFSRRGARTFCNVVDVEGEKLLVNVAFKK
- a CDS encoding DinB family protein, translated to MANLDRFSAVLASAPAQLGAIAAQDAASHPKPGAWSKKEELGHLIDSAINNYARVIRVQREDAPALPGYEQNAWVERQGYQDRDWKELISLWSALNQHMLAAVRRVPSSALARTCTIGGGTSMTLGFVIEDYVDHMVHHLQHIGLALHQFRRAESAYA